The following are from one region of the Nicotiana tabacum cultivar K326 chromosome 3, ASM71507v2, whole genome shotgun sequence genome:
- the LOC107763320 gene encoding ATP-dependent RNA helicase-like protein DB10 has protein sequence MAATATASSAGPRYAPEDPTLPKPWKGLVDGKTGYLYFWNPETNVTQYERPVAPSHGGTAPQHKSSVSVSSSVQRPSQGQPPDRDDDNEYNRGSNGGWSKLSSGEDIKTARGSELSRDETSVPKSNSAPAAASNISPDAYRRQHEISVTGGDVPPPFTSFEATGFPSELLREIHQAGFPAPSPIQAQSWPIALQGRDIVAVAKTGSGKTLGFLLPGFIHLKRRRNNPQSGPTILVLSPTRELATQIQDEAVKFGRSSKISCTCLYGGAPKGPQLRDLDRGVDIVVATPGRLNDILEMRRIRLDQISYLVLDEADRMLDMGFEPQIRKIVKEVPTRRQTLMFTATWPKEVRKIAADLLVNPVQVNIGNVDELVANKSITQYVEVLSYMEKQRRLDQILRSQEPGSKIIIFCATKKMCDQLARNLTRPFGAAAIHGDKSQGERDHVLSQFRTGKSPVLVATDVAARGLDVKDIRVVINFDFPTGVEDYVHRIGRTGRAGATGEAYTFFCDQDAKHASDLIKILEGANQQVPTELRDMASRGGGMGGARRQWSSGPGGREGGRGGRYDSGYGGRDGGRGGWGAPSSERSGRDYESDSRDSDRYGHGSRDTDAPPSFHARSFHETMMQASQRRGRSRSRSPNKGSGWGDTKSRERSRSRSAERFDQAPRQAPVGRSFHESMMGRSGSSPVASKHRSPSYSDNRSPSAGDCQKGWEKEKSPPRWQGDGKFGNEPRAYNGEEEEGMIPEDVETRA, from the exons ATGGCTGCTACTGCAACTGCATCTTCTGCTGGTCCGCGTTACGCACCAGAGGACCCCACCCTCCCAAAACCTTGGAAAGGCCTGGTTGATGGTAAGACTGGATACCTCTATTTTTGGAATCCAGAGACCAATGTTACCCAATATGAGAGGCCTGTTGCTCCTTCCCATGGGGGTACTGCTCCACAACATAAATCATCGGTATCTGTAAGTTCATCAGTTCAAAGGCCTTCTCAAGGTCAACCTCCTGACCGTGATGATGACAATGAATACAACAGAGGTAGCAATGGTGGCTGGAGCAAGCTTTCTTCTGGTGAGGATATTAAG ACTGCAAGAGGAAGTGAGCTTTCCCGCGATGAAACATCTGTACCTAAAAGCAATAGTGCTCCAGCTGCTGCTAGTAACATATCTCCAGACGCCTATCGGCGTCAGCATGAAATTTCTGTTACA GGAGGTGATGTGCCCCCACCTTTCACATCATTTGAAGCGACTGGGTTTCCTTCGGAGCTTTTGAGGGAG ATACATCAAGCTGGGTTTCCTGCTCCTTCCCCGATACAGGCACAGTCCTGGCCCATTGCACTTCAGGGCCGTGACATAGTAGCTGTTGCAAAGACTGGATCTGGGAAAACTTTGGGTTTCTTGCTTCCTGGCTTTATTCATCTAAAACGACGTCGCAATAATCCTCAATCAGGCCCTACTATTTTGGTTCTGTCGCCTACAAGAGAGTTAGCTACACAGATACAAGACGAAGCTGTGAAGTTTGGTAGATCGTCAAAGATATCTTGCACG TGTCTATATGGAGGCGCCCCAAAAGGCCCTCAGCTACGAGATCTGGATAGGGGAGTAGATATTGTTGTCGCTACCCCTGGTCGTTTGAATGATATTTTGGAGATGAGAAGAATTAGGCTGGATCAAATTTCTTACTTGGTGTTAGATGAAGCGGATCGTATGCTGGACATGGGATTTGAACCTCAGATAAGGAAGATTGTAAAAGAGGTGCCAACACGACGGCAGACACTGATGTTCACGGCGACATGGCCAAAGGAGGTCCGTAAAATTGCAGCTGATCTATTGGTTAATCCAGTTCAGGTTAACATTGGGAATGTTGACGAACTTGTTGCAAACAAGTCTATAACACAG TACGTTGAAGTCTTGTCATATATGGAGAAACAAAGGCGGCTAGACCAGATCTTGAGATCCCAAGAACCAGGATCAAAAATCATAATCTTCTGTGCAACAAAGAAAATGTGTGACCAACTTGCTCGCAATCTTACACGCCCATTTGGAGCTGCTGCAATTCATGGTGATAAATCTCAGGGTGAGAGGGATCATGTATTGAGCCAGTTCCGCACGGGTAAATCCCCCGTTCTTGTCGCTACAGATGTTGCTGCCCGGGGCTTGGATGTCAAAGATATCAG GGTGGTGATCAACTTTGACTTTCCTACCGGAGTAGAGGATTATGTACACAGAATAGGAAGAACTGGTCGGGCTGGTGCGACTGGTGAGGCCTACACATTTTTTTGTGACCAGGATGCTAAGCATGCTTCAGATCTTATTAAAATTTTAGAAGGAGCAAATCAGCAAGTGCCTACTGAACTACGTGATATGGCTTCTCGAGGTGGTGGTATGGGAGGGGCTAGGCGTCAATGGAGTTCTGGCCCAGGTGGACGTGAAGGAGGACGTGGGGGACGTTATGATTCCGGCTATGGTGGAAGAGATGGAGGAAGGGGTGGTTGGGGAGCACCATCATCGGAAAGAAGTGGACGTGATTATGAGTCGGATTCACGTGACAG TGATAGATATGGTCATGGCTCTCGTGATACCGACGCTCCACCGAGCTTCCACGCTCGTAGCTTCCATGAAACAATGATGCAGGCTTCACAGAGACGTGGTCGAAGTCGGAGCAGAAGCCCGAATAAAGGTTCAGGATGGGGTGATACAAAAAGCAGGGAACGCAGTCGCAGCCGTAGTGCTGAAAGATTTGATCAGGCTCCTCGTCAAGCCCCAGTGGGACGCAGTTTTCATGAAAGCATGATGGGGCGCAGTGGATCATCCCCAGTGGCCTCAAAACACCGATCACCCTCTTACTCTGATAATCGATCTCCATCAGCTGGTGATTGCCAAAAGGGCTGGGAAAAAGAAAAATCTCCACCTAGATGGCAAGGTGATGGGAAATTTGGCAATGAACCTCGTGCTTACAATGGGGAGGAGGAAGAAGGTATGATTCCTGAAGACGTCGAAACAAGGGCCTAA